In the genome of Cellvibrio sp. KY-YJ-3, one region contains:
- a CDS encoding glycoside hydrolase family 43 protein, with product MAEEYLAPEVVADYKARAISQPLVEHIYTADPSAHVFNGKLYIYPSHDIEAGIPFNDNGDHFGMEDYHVISLDSPEGPAVDNGVALHVKDVPWATRQMWAPDAAHKNGKYYLYFPAKRADDIFQIGVAVSDSPTGPFTAEPEAMNGSYSIDPAVFEDDDGSYYMYFGGIWGGQLQNYRNNQYDAQRGEPADHEPALGPIIARLSDDMKEFAETPREIQILDENGKPLLAGDHDRRFFEASWVHKHNGLYYFSFSTGNTHFLCYATGDNPYGPFTYRGQILTPVVGWTTHHSVCKYQDQWYLFYHDSVLSKGITHLRSIKMAPLTHKADGSIETIDPYR from the coding sequence ATGGCTGAAGAATATTTAGCACCCGAAGTCGTCGCGGACTACAAAGCGCGCGCCATTTCCCAACCACTGGTTGAACACATCTACACCGCCGATCCATCGGCTCATGTGTTTAATGGCAAACTTTATATTTATCCATCGCACGATATTGAAGCGGGCATTCCGTTTAACGACAACGGCGATCATTTTGGCATGGAGGATTACCACGTAATCTCTCTGGATTCACCCGAAGGCCCCGCCGTCGATAATGGCGTTGCACTGCATGTAAAAGATGTCCCTTGGGCAACTCGCCAAATGTGGGCGCCGGACGCCGCGCATAAAAATGGCAAATATTATTTGTATTTCCCGGCAAAACGCGCGGACGATATTTTCCAAATCGGCGTCGCAGTAAGCGATTCACCTACCGGCCCATTCACCGCCGAACCCGAAGCAATGAACGGCAGTTATTCCATCGACCCGGCCGTGTTCGAAGACGACGATGGTAGCTACTACATGTACTTCGGTGGCATTTGGGGCGGCCAGTTGCAGAATTATCGCAACAACCAATACGACGCACAGCGCGGTGAGCCCGCCGACCACGAACCAGCCCTCGGCCCCATCATCGCGCGCCTCAGCGACGACATGAAAGAATTCGCCGAAACCCCACGGGAAATTCAAATCCTCGATGAAAACGGCAAACCGCTGCTCGCGGGCGACCACGACCGTCGCTTCTTTGAAGCCTCCTGGGTACACAAGCACAACGGCCTGTATTACTTCTCCTTCTCCACCGGCAACACCCACTTTTTGTGCTACGCCACGGGGGATAATCCCTACGGCCCCTTCACCTATCGCGGGCAGATCCTCACCCCGGTAGTGGGTTGGACGACTCACCACTCCGTCTGCAAATATCAGGATCAGTGGTACCTTTTTTATCACGACTCGGTCTTATCAAAAGGCATTACCCACTTGAGATCCATCAAGATGGCCCCACTTACTCATAAGGCGGATGGCAGTATTGAAACAATTGATCCCTACCGTTAA
- a CDS encoding MFS transporter: MTQAIAQAAPTAAAHKLSVVEKVGYSLGDLAANLIFQTLVTFLAFFYTDVYGISAGKAAMIMAAGGLFGAFFTPVMGIIADRTNTRWGKFRPWLLWTSVPFGALALLAFSTPDFDENGKVIYAFATYILLLVIYAANNLPYSALSGVLTGNMAERNSLSAYRFVAVMVAQFIIQVLLLPLVLILGDGDKAVGFHNTMLVFSITGTIFFLIAFITTKERILPVVEARNSIAQDLSDLFKNIPWIIMLLVTILVFVTLALKGGMYIFYFENYLSEAHLAQFLDDIGFNNFIAGLNALLTGMGLSEFQWPKDAPTSTFSLFNGCGIIMMIIGIGFSKNLADKFGKRNVFAAALFVSTLFVFAFNFYAADSIGIVFISQILHGFFYGITIPLLWAMIADVADYSEWKNNRRATAIIFSAMILGLKLGLTIGGSLGATLLAYYGYDAALDVQNAETIEGIKTAVSVFASLPFFIAVGCMFFYAINKTLESQIEADLNARRQAAGR; encoded by the coding sequence ATGACTCAAGCAATTGCTCAGGCTGCTCCCACGGCCGCTGCACACAAACTTTCCGTTGTTGAAAAAGTCGGTTACAGCCTCGGCGACCTGGCTGCCAACCTGATTTTCCAAACCCTGGTGACCTTTCTCGCCTTCTTCTATACCGATGTTTATGGTATTTCTGCTGGCAAAGCCGCGATGATCATGGCCGCAGGCGGTTTATTTGGTGCCTTCTTCACCCCGGTGATGGGCATCATTGCTGACCGTACCAATACCCGCTGGGGCAAATTCCGCCCCTGGCTGCTCTGGACCTCCGTGCCCTTTGGCGCCCTTGCACTGCTGGCCTTTAGCACGCCGGACTTTGATGAAAACGGTAAGGTCATCTACGCCTTTGCCACCTACATTTTGCTGCTGGTGATCTACGCCGCGAACAACCTGCCCTACTCGGCGCTGAGCGGTGTGCTCACCGGCAATATGGCCGAGCGCAACAGTTTGTCGGCTTACCGCTTTGTCGCAGTGATGGTGGCACAATTTATTATTCAAGTATTGCTCTTGCCGCTGGTATTGATTCTGGGCGACGGCGATAAAGCCGTGGGCTTCCATAACACTATGCTGGTGTTCTCCATTACCGGTACGATTTTCTTTTTGATCGCTTTTATCACCACCAAAGAGCGCATCCTACCGGTAGTAGAAGCGCGCAATAGCATCGCGCAGGACTTATCCGACCTGTTTAAAAATATCCCCTGGATCATCATGCTACTGGTGACCATTCTGGTGTTTGTCACGCTCGCCCTCAAAGGCGGCATGTACATTTTCTACTTTGAAAATTATTTAAGCGAAGCGCACCTCGCACAATTTTTGGATGACATTGGCTTCAATAATTTTATCGCCGGATTAAATGCTTTATTAACAGGCATGGGCCTGTCGGAATTCCAATGGCCGAAAGATGCGCCCACCTCCACCTTCAGTTTATTTAACGGCTGCGGCATCATCATGATGATTATCGGTATTGGTTTCTCCAAAAACCTCGCCGACAAATTTGGCAAACGCAATGTGTTTGCCGCTGCGCTGTTTGTATCTACCCTGTTTGTATTTGCATTTAATTTTTATGCTGCCGACAGCATCGGGATTGTATTTATTTCGCAAATTCTGCACGGCTTTTTCTACGGCATCACCATCCCACTGCTGTGGGCGATGATTGCCGACGTAGCGGACTATTCCGAATGGAAAAATAACCGCCGCGCTACCGCTATTATTTTCTCCGCGATGATTCTCGGCTTAAAACTGGGCTTGACCATTGGCGGCTCACTGGGCGCCACACTGCTCGCCTACTATGGCTACGACGCCGCGCTGGATGTACAAAACGCGGAAACCATAGAAGGCATTAAAACGGCTGTGAGCGTATTTGCATCGCTGCCCTTCTTTATTGCCGTGGGTTGCATGTTCTTCTATGCAATTAATAAAACCCTGGAATCGCAAATTGAAGCCGACCTGAACGCACGACGTCAGGCCGCTGGAAGATAA
- the urtE gene encoding urea ABC transporter ATP-binding subunit UrtE, producing MANNTARKENGELHQDNQIMLEIKNINQYYGQSHILWDLSLNLKQGTCGCLIGRNGVGKTTLLKCITGLLPVRDGIISLNGYDINKLSTENRARGGIGFVPQGREIFPLLTVEENLKISLGARKDKARFIPGLIYELFPVLKEMKHRRGGDLSGGQQQQLAIGRALVLDPKLLILDEPTEGIQPNVVRDIGEVIRKLNRELGLTVLLVEQKLPFARRVADDFFIMEKGSVVATGPIANLNDDLVQRYLSV from the coding sequence TTGGCGAATAACACAGCGCGAAAAGAAAACGGCGAATTGCATCAGGACAACCAAATCATGTTGGAAATAAAAAACATCAACCAGTACTACGGCCAAAGCCATATTTTGTGGGATTTGTCGCTCAACCTGAAACAAGGCACCTGTGGCTGTTTGATCGGGCGCAACGGTGTAGGTAAAACCACCCTGCTTAAATGCATTACCGGTTTACTGCCGGTACGTGATGGCATCATCAGCCTCAACGGTTATGACATCAATAAACTCTCCACTGAAAATCGCGCACGTGGCGGTATAGGTTTTGTGCCGCAAGGGCGCGAAATTTTTCCGCTACTAACCGTGGAAGAGAATTTAAAAATTTCGCTCGGCGCACGCAAAGATAAAGCGCGTTTTATTCCCGGGTTGATTTATGAATTATTCCCGGTGCTTAAAGAAATGAAACATCGCCGTGGCGGGGATTTATCGGGTGGTCAGCAGCAACAGCTAGCAATAGGGAGGGCATTGGTGCTCGACCCCAAATTATTAATTCTGGACGAACCGACCGAAGGCATTCAGCCCAACGTTGTGCGTGATATTGGTGAAGTGATTCGCAAGCTCAATCGCGAACTTGGGTTAACTGTATTACTCGTCGAGCAAAAACTCCCCTTCGCCCGCCGTGTTGCCGATGACTTTTTTATTATGGAAAAAGGCAGCGTAGTCGCCACCGGCCCTATCGCCAACTTGAATGATGATTTGGTGCAGCGGTATTTGAGTGTGTAA
- the urtD gene encoding urea ABC transporter ATP-binding protein UrtD translates to MNIFSQARRTLGQSDPNFGAPLDTTHGTILYVEGITVSFDGFRALNNLNLYIDEGELRCIIGPNGAGKTTMMDVITGKTKPDAGSVYFGQQINLLELSEHQIARGGIGRKFQKPTIFEALSVYENLELATAADKRVWWTLSQQLNSAQKYRIDEVLLQIGLAEHRYKNAGALSHGQKQWLEIGMLLMQSPRVLLVDEPVAGMTGEETEKTAELLLSLAGKHSVIVVEHDMKFVRSIARKVTVLHQGSVLTEGTMDQVQNDPKVIEVYLGE, encoded by the coding sequence ATGAATATTTTTTCACAAGCCCGTCGCACCCTCGGCCAAAGCGACCCCAACTTTGGCGCTCCACTGGACACCACTCACGGTACGATTTTGTATGTAGAAGGCATTACTGTGAGCTTCGATGGTTTTCGTGCACTGAACAATTTAAACCTTTACATCGATGAAGGTGAATTGCGCTGCATTATCGGCCCCAACGGTGCGGGCAAAACCACCATGATGGATGTGATCACCGGCAAAACCAAACCCGATGCCGGCAGTGTGTATTTTGGCCAGCAAATTAATTTGCTGGAGTTGTCCGAACACCAAATTGCCCGCGGTGGTATAGGTCGTAAATTTCAAAAGCCGACCATTTTTGAAGCACTGAGTGTGTACGAAAATTTGGAGCTGGCCACCGCCGCCGACAAACGTGTGTGGTGGACACTGAGCCAACAATTAAACTCCGCACAAAAATACCGTATTGATGAAGTGTTGTTACAAATAGGTTTGGCCGAACACCGCTACAAAAACGCAGGTGCACTATCCCACGGGCAAAAACAGTGGCTGGAAATTGGCATGTTGTTAATGCAAAGCCCGCGGGTGTTGTTGGTCGATGAACCCGTCGCCGGTATGACGGGCGAAGAGACTGAAAAAACCGCTGAATTATTATTATCGCTCGCGGGTAAACACTCGGTGATTGTAGTGGAGCACGACATGAAATTTGTACGCTCCATCGCACGCAAAGTCACTGTATTACACCAAGGCTCGGTGCTCACCGAAGGCACTATGGATCAGGTACAAAATGATCCGAAAGTAATTGAAGTCTACCTTGGCGAATAA
- the urtC gene encoding urea ABC transporter permease subunit UrtC has protein sequence MLTQRLLLSDRGGMIVLGLVLLAMVLVPICNILVPETSSLHVSTFMVTLLGKFLCYALLALAVDLIWGYCGILSLGHGAFFALGGYAMGMYLMRQIGPRGQYGDPLLPDFMVFLNWQELPWYWQGFDMFWFAMLMVIAIPGLLAFVFGWLAFRSRVTGVYFSIITQALTYALMLAFFRNEMGFGGNNGLTDFKDILGFPIAANGTRISLFLASGFMLIFAYIACRYIVTSRMGKIIVSIRDAESRTRFCGYKVESYKLWLFVFSAMLAGIAGALYVPQVGIINPGEFSPLNSIELVVWVATGGRGTLFGAIVGAFTVNYGKTIFTSYSPETWLFALGALFVIVTLILPKGLVGLFSRFKKAPVKTDNENVKVDVDKKAESTTATKESV, from the coding sequence ATGTTAACCCAACGTTTATTACTCAGTGATCGCGGCGGCATGATTGTGCTGGGCCTGGTATTGCTGGCCATGGTGCTGGTACCGATTTGCAATATTCTCGTGCCGGAAACTTCATCGCTGCATGTCTCCACCTTTATGGTGACGCTGCTCGGTAAATTTTTATGTTATGCCTTGCTCGCATTGGCGGTGGATTTAATCTGGGGCTACTGCGGCATTCTGTCGCTCGGCCACGGCGCATTTTTTGCGCTTGGCGGTTATGCCATGGGTATGTATTTAATGCGGCAGATAGGCCCGCGCGGTCAATACGGTGACCCCTTGCTGCCCGATTTTATGGTGTTTTTAAACTGGCAAGAATTGCCGTGGTACTGGCAGGGTTTTGATATGTTTTGGTTTGCGATGTTAATGGTAATTGCAATCCCGGGCCTGCTGGCATTTGTATTTGGTTGGCTGGCATTTCGTTCGCGTGTGACCGGTGTGTATTTTTCCATTATCACCCAGGCACTGACCTATGCACTGATGCTGGCGTTCTTCCGCAATGAAATGGGCTTTGGTGGCAACAATGGTCTCACCGATTTTAAAGATATTCTCGGATTTCCCATCGCTGCCAACGGCACCCGTATTTCGCTGTTTTTAGCTTCAGGTTTTATGTTGATTTTTGCCTACATCGCCTGCCGCTATATTGTGACGTCGCGTATGGGGAAAATTATTGTCTCTATTCGCGATGCCGAAAGTCGCACGCGCTTTTGTGGTTATAAGGTTGAATCCTACAAGCTGTGGTTATTTGTATTTTCCGCGATGCTCGCGGGTATTGCTGGTGCACTTTATGTACCACAAGTGGGCATTATCAACCCCGGTGAATTCTCACCGCTCAATTCCATTGAATTAGTGGTGTGGGTTGCCACCGGCGGGCGCGGCACCTTGTTTGGTGCAATTGTGGGTGCATTCACCGTCAACTACGGCAAAACTATCTTTACTTCTTATTCACCAGAGACTTGGTTATTTGCATTAGGCGCATTGTTTGTAATTGTGACGCTGATATTGCCCAAGGGTTTAGTAGGTTTATTTAGCCGTTTCAAAAAAGCACCAGTGAAAACCGACAATGAGAATGTAAAAGTAGATGTCGACAAAAAAGCCGAATCTACCACTGCGACCAAGGAGTCTGTGTAA
- the urtB gene encoding urea ABC transporter permease subunit UrtB codes for MRNLLKPLGRWPLQLLIILSFCIPTTVFSQDAEPTTTDTTLVNTTVAADTVQVTFDTLVKDLTQGSLPKRAQTAKKLAQLDDSRVAGIIAALQQGLLYATKSSDPLVAIADKSGNFINALSGEKITADTSTLKRVPINNTMRSQLRTVLAALNLNDKNPTIRLDAVNRMIADGVDADIIALLETRQKTEPDDDVRTAIAAAVALMNLQSSEQQVRLDAIKILRGSLQQEVRTALLEIATNDSDEKVKQQAQFALDSIEDRIAAFRFAENVFFGLSLGSVLLLSAIGLAITFGVMGVINMAHGELMMIGAYVTWVVQQLFPNQIAYSLMIAIPAAFIVAGLVGIAIERGVIRFLYGRPLETLLATFGISLILQQAARSIFSPLNRAVELPEWMSGSLVINPVLSITYNRLYIFIFGLIVFFALLAILKKTSLGLKVRAVSQNRAMARAVGVRASWVDAMTFGLGSGIAGIAGVALSQLTNVGPNLGQAYIIDSFMVVVFGGVGNLWGTLVGAMGLGIINKFLEPYAGAVLAKVLVLVLLILFIQKRPKGIFPQKGRAAAD; via the coding sequence ATGCGAAACCTACTCAAGCCGTTGGGAAGATGGCCGCTGCAATTGTTGATAATTTTATCCTTCTGCATTCCAACAACAGTGTTTTCGCAAGACGCTGAACCTACAACAACTGATACCACCCTCGTTAACACAACGGTTGCAGCAGATACGGTACAAGTTACATTCGACACCTTGGTTAAAGACTTAACCCAAGGCAGCCTGCCCAAACGCGCCCAAACCGCAAAAAAACTCGCCCAACTTGACGACAGCCGCGTTGCCGGCATCATTGCTGCACTGCAGCAGGGCTTGCTTTACGCCACCAAATCCAGCGATCCGCTAGTGGCAATTGCCGATAAATCTGGCAACTTTATCAATGCATTAAGCGGCGAAAAAATTACCGCCGATACCAGCACACTTAAACGTGTGCCAATTAACAACACCATGCGCAGCCAGCTACGCACTGTCTTGGCTGCATTGAATTTAAACGATAAAAATCCCACTATTCGTCTGGATGCGGTGAATCGCATGATTGCTGATGGTGTTGATGCAGACATTATTGCACTACTAGAAACCCGTCAAAAAACCGAACCGGATGACGATGTGCGCACCGCCATTGCCGCCGCGGTTGCCTTAATGAATTTACAAAGCAGCGAACAACAAGTTCGTTTGGATGCAATAAAAATTTTACGCGGCAGCTTACAACAAGAAGTACGCACCGCGTTGTTAGAGATTGCCACCAACGACAGCGATGAGAAAGTAAAACAACAGGCACAATTTGCATTGGATTCAATTGAAGACCGTATTGCCGCTTTTCGTTTTGCTGAAAACGTATTTTTCGGTTTGAGTTTAGGTTCGGTATTGCTGCTCTCCGCAATTGGCCTCGCCATTACCTTTGGTGTTATGGGTGTTATTAATATGGCGCACGGCGAGTTGATGATGATCGGCGCTTATGTGACTTGGGTTGTGCAACAACTATTTCCTAATCAAATTGCCTACAGCTTAATGATCGCAATTCCTGCCGCGTTTATTGTTGCCGGTTTGGTGGGCATCGCCATTGAGCGCGGTGTCATACGCTTTTTATACGGTCGCCCGTTGGAAACTCTGCTTGCCACTTTTGGTATAAGTTTAATTTTGCAGCAAGCTGCACGCAGTATTTTTTCACCCTTGAATCGCGCCGTGGAATTACCGGAATGGATGAGCGGTTCGCTGGTGATTAATCCGGTGCTCTCTATTACTTACAACCGGTTATATATTTTTATCTTCGGTTTGATTGTATTTTTTGCGCTGCTCGCCATTCTCAAAAAAACCTCACTCGGTTTAAAAGTTCGCGCCGTGTCGCAAAACCGCGCTATGGCACGTGCGGTTGGTGTGCGCGCAAGCTGGGTGGACGCCATGACTTTCGGACTAGGTTCCGGCATTGCAGGAATCGCCGGTGTGGCACTCTCGCAACTCACCAACGTCGGCCCTAACCTTGGCCAAGCCTACATTATCGATTCATTTATGGTGGTGGTATTTGGCGGCGTAGGAAATTTGTGGGGCACGCTGGTTGGCGCCATGGGCTTGGGCATTATCAATAAATTTTTAGAACCCTACGCTGGTGCAGTGCTCGCCAAGGTTTTGGTATTGGTGTTGTTGATTTTGTTTATACAAAAACGACCGAAGGGAATTTTCCCGCAGAAAGGTCGCGCAGCGGCGGATTGA
- the urtA gene encoding urea ABC transporter substrate-binding protein, translated as MKLKKIAKHVGALGIACGLTIASFSAAAAETIKVGVLHSLSGTMAISETTLKDTMLMLIEEQNKKGGLLGKQLEAVVVDPASNWPLFAEKTRELLTKDKVAAIFGCWTSVSRKSVLPVIEELNGVLFYPVQYEGEESSRNVFYTGAAPNQQAIPAVDYLMNDMEVKRWVLAGTDYVYPRTTNKILEAYLMSKGVAKEDIMINYTPFGHSDWQNIVSDIKRFGSAGKKTAVVSTINGDANVPFYRELGNQKVTAEDIPVIAFSVGEEELSGIDTKPLVGHLAAWNYFMSEENPANEAFIKQWKAFIKNDKRVTNDPMEAHYIGFNMWVKAVEKAGTTDTDKVVDAIIGVEAPNLTGGISKMLPNHHITKPVLIGEIQEDGQFLTVSQTDGLVPGDAWSDFLDGSKDLESDWIKLKCGNYNTKTKKCLGAAAAQ; from the coding sequence ATGAAGCTGAAGAAGATAGCAAAACATGTCGGGGCACTCGGTATCGCCTGCGGCTTAACCATCGCCTCATTCAGTGCAGCAGCTGCCGAAACGATTAAGGTCGGCGTACTGCACTCACTCTCTGGCACCATGGCCATTTCAGAAACCACACTGAAAGACACCATGCTGATGTTGATAGAAGAACAAAACAAAAAAGGTGGTTTGCTCGGTAAACAGCTGGAGGCAGTTGTGGTTGACCCAGCATCCAACTGGCCACTGTTTGCCGAAAAAACCCGCGAGCTGTTAACTAAAGATAAAGTGGCCGCTATTTTCGGTTGCTGGACATCGGTATCACGCAAATCAGTATTACCAGTTATTGAAGAATTGAACGGTGTGTTGTTTTATCCCGTGCAATATGAAGGTGAAGAATCTTCACGTAACGTTTTCTACACCGGTGCTGCACCAAACCAACAAGCTATTCCCGCAGTTGATTATTTAATGAATGACATGGAAGTAAAACGCTGGGTACTGGCGGGTACTGACTATGTTTACCCACGTACCACCAACAAAATTCTTGAAGCGTATTTGATGTCCAAAGGCGTTGCCAAAGAAGACATCATGATCAACTACACACCATTTGGTCATTCTGATTGGCAAAACATTGTGTCCGATATCAAACGCTTCGGCTCAGCGGGCAAAAAGACTGCAGTAGTTTCTACCATCAACGGCGATGCTAACGTGCCTTTCTACCGTGAACTGGGCAACCAAAAAGTAACCGCTGAAGACATTCCTGTAATTGCCTTCTCTGTTGGTGAAGAAGAGCTTTCCGGTATCGACACCAAACCGCTGGTTGGTCACTTAGCTGCATGGAACTACTTCATGAGCGAAGAAAATCCTGCTAACGAAGCCTTTATCAAACAATGGAAAGCCTTCATTAAAAATGACAAACGCGTAACCAACGACCCAATGGAAGCACACTACATTGGTTTCAACATGTGGGTTAAAGCGGTTGAGAAAGCAGGCACTACCGACACTGACAAAGTGGTTGACGCAATCATCGGTGTAGAAGCACCTAACTTGACTGGCGGCATCAGCAAAATGTTGCCCAACCACCACATCACCAAGCCTGTATTGATTGGCGAAATTCAAGAAGATGGCCAATTCCTTACCGTTTCACAAACCGACGGTTTGGTTCCTGGCGATGCATGGTCTGACTTCCTTGATGGTTCAAAAGATTTGGAATCCGACTGGATTAAATTGAAGTGTGGCAACTACAACACCAAAACCAAAAAATGTTTGGGTGCAGCTGCCGCGCAATAA
- a CDS encoding GntR family transcriptional regulator → MKLIKTDKTKKKTDEPRTNLTERIYQIIKDDIFSFRLVPGDRFSENEIAERVAASRTPVREALARLQREGYVDVSFRSGWKVNPFDFKKFEQLYDVRIILELAAIKKLCEMETAPDLEDVKRIWLVKPEDRLKDGPTVCGLDERFHEQLIEATGNMEMARIHHEITERLRIIRRIDFTQRNRIEATYDEHAKILRTIIERRAEDAKNYLKTHIEASKAEVRKITLHMLYEAQQQHPADSE, encoded by the coding sequence ATGAAATTAATCAAAACCGACAAAACCAAAAAGAAAACCGATGAACCGCGCACCAATTTAACGGAGCGGATTTATCAAATTATCAAAGACGATATCTTTTCTTTTCGCTTGGTTCCCGGCGATCGTTTCAGCGAAAACGAAATTGCCGAACGTGTTGCTGCCAGTCGCACCCCCGTGCGCGAAGCACTCGCACGTTTGCAGCGCGAAGGGTATGTGGATGTTTCGTTTCGCAGTGGCTGGAAGGTCAACCCGTTTGATTTCAAAAAATTTGAGCAGCTCTACGACGTGCGCATTATTTTGGAGTTAGCCGCCATCAAAAAACTATGTGAAATGGAAACCGCGCCCGATCTGGAAGATGTAAAACGTATTTGGCTGGTAAAACCGGAAGACCGCTTAAAAGACGGCCCAACCGTTTGCGGTTTGGATGAACGCTTTCACGAACAATTGATTGAGGCCACGGGCAATATGGAAATGGCACGAATTCACCATGAAATTACCGAGCGGCTGCGCATTATTCGCCGCATTGATTTCACCCAGCGCAATCGTATTGAAGCCACTTACGACGAACACGCCAAAATTCTGCGCACCATTATTGAACGCCGCGCAGAAGACGCAAAAAACTATTTAAAAACACACATTGAAGCAAGCAAGGCCGAGGTTAGAAAAATCACCTTGCATATGTTGTACGAAGCGCAGCAACAACATCCGGCGGATTCAGAATAA